Proteins encoded in a region of the Bacillus sp. T3 genome:
- the mciZ gene encoding Z-ring formation inhibitor MciZ, whose amino-acid sequence MKIYVHDKGFVLVGKAWEIKRKIKEYRRKYELLHDWVEDVAK is encoded by the coding sequence ATGAAAATCTATGTTCATGATAAAGGATTCGTCCTCGTTGGCAAAGCATGGGAAATTAAGAGAAAGATCAAAGAATACCGCCGTAAATATGAATTGCTTCATGATTGGGTTGAAGACGTCGCCAAATAG